From a single Gimesia fumaroli genomic region:
- a CDS encoding SulP family inorganic anion transporter: MLEYFSKHTASVKDDVLSGLTVALALVPEAVAFAFVAGVPPTVGLYSAFFIGFVSALAGGRPGMISGATGAMAVVIVSLVAMHGIQYLFPAVILCGLLQITVGVLRLGKLIRLVPHSVMLGFVNGLAIVIGLAQIGSFKTLGIDGTMTFLPGASMSIMVALVALTMAVIVLLPKLTKAVPSSLAAIIMVSVIAVSINKFAPENWTPAGQTNVVQTVDDLMMNNLRANAVKDAAVAAESPDSARSQAEENQAVDVSVLSEAQIASAVASVKATEEPLPMLFFLDSRYVLAPFTWETLMIILPFALILAGVGLIESLMTLTLIDEITETRGSGNRECIGQGAANIVCGLFGGMGGCAMIGQSLINVNSGGRGRLSGVVGAVGLMTLVVLLKPVISMVPMAALVGVMFMVVIGTFEWSTLHTWNKVPKSDVLVMVLVAGYTVLFHNLAVAVLLGIIVQALIFAWHHATHMMADIHFEEDKKVYQLHGPLFFASVSSFRELLDPVNDPPIVAIDFYFSRVYDQSAIEAINKIAERYRQEGKCLHLRNLNADCKRMIERAGDLAEVDISEDRHYHITKMI; encoded by the coding sequence ATGTTAGAGTATTTTTCGAAGCATACTGCTTCCGTCAAGGATGATGTGTTATCGGGTTTGACCGTTGCACTGGCACTGGTGCCGGAAGCGGTCGCATTTGCATTTGTTGCCGGAGTTCCTCCAACGGTCGGTCTCTATTCCGCATTCTTTATCGGATTTGTAAGTGCCCTTGCCGGCGGTCGCCCGGGGATGATTTCCGGAGCCACCGGTGCGATGGCCGTGGTGATTGTTTCACTGGTTGCCATGCATGGGATTCAATATTTGTTCCCGGCTGTCATTCTGTGTGGCTTGCTGCAAATTACCGTGGGTGTATTGCGGCTGGGGAAATTGATTCGCCTGGTGCCGCATTCGGTGATGCTGGGATTCGTGAATGGTCTGGCGATTGTGATTGGCCTGGCGCAAATTGGCAGCTTTAAGACACTGGGAATCGATGGAACGATGACGTTCCTGCCCGGTGCTTCGATGTCGATTATGGTGGCACTGGTCGCGCTGACGATGGCTGTGATTGTATTGCTGCCTAAACTGACGAAAGCGGTTCCGAGTTCACTGGCGGCGATTATCATGGTGTCTGTGATTGCCGTGAGCATCAATAAATTTGCTCCCGAGAACTGGACTCCCGCCGGTCAGACTAACGTGGTGCAGACGGTTGACGACCTGATGATGAATAACCTGAGAGCCAACGCCGTCAAGGATGCCGCTGTTGCAGCAGAATCACCAGATAGTGCCAGAAGTCAGGCTGAAGAGAATCAAGCCGTTGACGTTTCTGTTTTGAGTGAAGCACAAATCGCATCCGCCGTCGCTTCGGTGAAAGCGACGGAAGAGCCGCTGCCGATGCTATTCTTCCTGGACTCGCGTTATGTCCTTGCCCCGTTCACGTGGGAAACACTGATGATCATTCTGCCGTTCGCATTGATTCTAGCGGGTGTCGGGTTGATTGAATCACTGATGACGCTGACGCTGATTGATGAAATCACGGAGACGCGGGGCAGCGGAAATCGCGAGTGTATCGGCCAGGGGGCTGCAAACATTGTCTGTGGTCTGTTTGGCGGTATGGGGGGGTGCGCGATGATCGGACAGTCACTGATCAACGTGAATTCCGGGGGGCGCGGGCGTCTTTCCGGGGTTGTCGGAGCCGTCGGATTAATGACACTGGTGGTTTTGTTGAAGCCGGTGATCTCAATGGTGCCGATGGCGGCGCTGGTAGGGGTGATGTTCATGGTCGTGATCGGCACGTTTGAATGGAGCACGCTGCATACCTGGAACAAGGTTCCCAAAAGCGATGTGCTGGTGATGGTGCTGGTCGCCGGTTACACGGTGCTGTTCCATAATCTGGCTGTTGCGGTTTTACTGGGAATCATCGTGCAGGCGTTGATATTTGCCTGGCATCATGCAACGCATATGATGGCCGACATTCACTTCGAGGAAGATAAAAAAGTCTATCAGTTACACGGACCATTGTTCTTTGCTTCAGTGAGCAGTTTTCGCGAACTGCTCGATCCGGTGAATGATCCGCCGATTGTGGCCATCGATTTTTACTTTTCGCGGGTTTACGATCAGTCGGCGATCGAAGCCATTAATAAAATTGCCGAACGTTATCGTCAGGAAGGCAAGTGCCTGCACCTGCGGAACTTAAATGCTGACTGCAAACGCATGATTGAGCGCGCCGGCGATCTTGCCGAAGTTGATATTTCCGAAGACCGGCACTATCACATCACTAAGATGATTTGA
- a CDS encoding BlaI/MecI/CopY family transcriptional regulator yields MKQISISDAEWQVMNIVWDGQPLTSQEIVARLSDQTDWATPTIKTMLHRLVKKEVLTFEEQGNRYVYRSRVKRSACVKQASRAFLERVFDSEPAPLLAHFMQTTKLSAEEIAELRRILDDKER; encoded by the coding sequence ATGAAACAGATTTCCATATCCGACGCCGAATGGCAGGTCATGAATATCGTCTGGGACGGCCAGCCACTCACGTCACAGGAAATTGTTGCCCGTCTGTCCGACCAGACCGACTGGGCCACTCCCACCATCAAAACCATGCTGCATCGCCTCGTCAAAAAAGAGGTGCTCACGTTTGAAGAGCAGGGCAACCGGTATGTCTATCGCTCTCGCGTCAAACGTTCCGCCTGTGTGAAACAGGCCAGCCGCGCGTTTTTAGAACGCGTTTTCGACAGCGAGCCCGCACCCTTACTCGCACACTTCATGCAAACCACCAAACTCTCTGCAGAGGAAATTGCAGAACTCCGCCGCATTCTCGATGACAAGGAACGTTGA
- a CDS encoding M56 family metallopeptidase, with amino-acid sequence MNGFLLTANVYVELTDKILELLIIPTITAGLLAGLVLLVNLFARKWLTAGQMGLLWALVLIRLAIPYGAAPESSFSLTNLVFGFIEEATADESPRDGYEAYALQPLPEPWPVPDATPALANTTQMNQFQFHEPRPPEVSFTKTFFEYFVTFLEWFFRILPPLWFAGALFLLIQTLISHGRFTQKIQQLPACTNQRLLQLWNTCCEKVSFRRSVPLILCDDIAQPSVMGARTPRLLLPTDLTELSDQQLTLIMLHELAHLKQRDLWVNWCLFGLRLLHWWNPLYWLASTRYQSLREQSRDAMVLRWREQQSPDSAECNPSREFSELLLILAQRDPGAHWRVSLPVSLLGFLKFPFRKRSLANRLKALRTATVKVHPLHTTAVILVIALFAATGLADVKDPPPQPQNPAEHDRRLNLYANLDLPEVFNTTDSEPLQLRTIQVENVVRKISDHHGISEAEAQKYLLIHVDFLLGIHNRTYTYFGKPLKQASAKYDQQNRLVVHAPNSLHGELHQQLRAWEQSGPKQISIEVRFAELSTDVLAKSHITWDALEADVAPPLESDFETLSNSREPVVKSSAIIEEYFPVRVTTLTPAQEAQFIQAAQSDSRSNIMFAPKVTLFNGQRATISDLVSRPFVIGLKKQEGEQLQPRIKAIDEGRNLTLRTVVSASGDEVNLKGLFELSQIVDVNLFTTPVAGKDAVIQIPRVHRQRISVASQLKDQQCLLICIPPTFQQKQFQYVILRVQILDEPKQESSPEVPFDE; translated from the coding sequence ATGAATGGATTCCTGCTGACTGCGAATGTCTACGTTGAACTCACCGATAAAATCCTGGAACTGTTGATCATACCCACTATCACCGCAGGTCTGTTGGCGGGACTCGTGCTGCTCGTCAACCTTTTCGCACGGAAATGGCTGACCGCGGGACAGATGGGACTGCTCTGGGCGCTCGTTCTCATCAGACTCGCCATCCCCTACGGCGCCGCTCCCGAAAGTTCCTTCAGCCTGACCAATCTGGTTTTCGGATTCATCGAAGAAGCAACGGCTGATGAGTCGCCCCGTGATGGGTACGAAGCATATGCGTTGCAACCACTGCCGGAACCCTGGCCCGTCCCAGATGCAACTCCGGCTCTCGCTAACACAACTCAGATGAATCAATTTCAGTTCCATGAACCGCGCCCGCCTGAAGTCAGTTTCACCAAAACGTTTTTTGAGTATTTCGTCACGTTTCTCGAATGGTTTTTCCGTATCCTGCCACCACTGTGGTTTGCAGGCGCTTTGTTTCTTCTGATTCAAACCTTGATTTCTCATGGCCGCTTTACTCAAAAAATCCAGCAACTGCCGGCTTGTACGAATCAGCGATTGCTCCAACTCTGGAACACCTGTTGTGAAAAAGTGTCATTCCGCCGTTCTGTCCCTTTGATTCTCTGCGACGATATCGCTCAACCCTCCGTCATGGGAGCCCGCACCCCCCGGCTACTGCTCCCCACCGATCTCACAGAACTCTCCGACCAGCAACTGACGCTGATCATGCTCCACGAGTTGGCGCATCTTAAGCAGCGGGACTTGTGGGTCAACTGGTGTCTGTTCGGCCTGCGTCTGCTGCACTGGTGGAATCCCCTCTACTGGCTGGCGAGCACCCGTTACCAGTCACTCCGCGAACAATCCCGCGATGCCATGGTCCTCCGCTGGCGGGAACAGCAATCTCCCGACAGCGCTGAATGCAATCCGTCCCGCGAGTTCAGCGAGCTCCTGCTCATCCTCGCCCAGCGCGATCCCGGCGCCCACTGGCGCGTCTCATTGCCGGTCTCCCTGTTAGGGTTTCTGAAGTTCCCGTTTCGCAAGCGGTCTCTCGCCAACCGACTGAAAGCACTCCGCACCGCAACGGTGAAAGTGCACCCCCTGCACACCACAGCCGTCATTCTCGTCATCGCCCTCTTCGCTGCCACAGGACTGGCAGACGTAAAAGATCCTCCTCCCCAACCACAAAACCCGGCGGAACACGATCGCCGTCTGAACCTGTATGCCAACCTCGACCTACCGGAGGTCTTTAACACAACAGATTCCGAACCGCTCCAACTAAGAACAATTCAAGTCGAAAACGTCGTTCGAAAAATTTCAGATCATCACGGCATTTCCGAAGCAGAGGCCCAAAAATACCTGTTGATTCACGTCGATTTTCTTCTGGGAATACACAACCGAACATATACGTATTTTGGGAAACCACTCAAGCAGGCCTCTGCAAAATATGATCAGCAAAACCGACTTGTCGTCCACGCCCCCAATTCGCTCCACGGAGAACTGCACCAGCAACTCCGCGCCTGGGAACAGAGTGGCCCAAAACAGATTTCCATCGAAGTCCGTTTTGCAGAACTCTCTACCGACGTCCTCGCGAAGTCGCACATCACCTGGGATGCACTGGAAGCAGATGTCGCGCCCCCCTTAGAGTCAGACTTTGAAACCCTCTCTAATTCCCGGGAGCCAGTGGTAAAATCGAGTGCCATAATCGAAGAATATTTCCCGGTCCGAGTCACCACATTAACCCCAGCCCAGGAAGCACAATTTATTCAAGCCGCTCAGAGTGATTCGCGCAGCAACATCATGTTTGCCCCCAAGGTCACTCTCTTTAACGGCCAGCGTGCCACCATCTCCGATCTCGTCAGCCGTCCTTTTGTCATCGGCCTGAAGAAACAGGAAGGGGAGCAGCTGCAACCCCGGATTAAAGCCATCGACGAAGGCCGGAATCTCACGCTGAGAACTGTCGTCTCCGCTTCTGGAGACGAAGTAAATCTCAAAGGGTTATTTGAACTGAGCCAGATTGTGGATGTCAATTTATTTACCACCCCGGTCGCCGGAAAAGATGCCGTCATTCAAATTCCCCGTGTCCACCGGCAGCGAATTTCTGTCGCGTCCCAGTTGAAAGATCAGCAATGTCTGCTCATCTGCATCCCCCCCACATTTCAACAGAAGCAGTTTCAATACGTTATCCTGAGAGTGCAGATTCTCGATGAACCCAAGCAGGAGTCTTCGCCGGAAGTTCCTTTTGATGAATGA
- a CDS encoding sulfatase family protein encodes MFRAFLVLCCLFVSTQTFAAERPNILFLFTDDHAPHAIGAYKGFLEKVNPTPNIDKLAAEGMLFKNSFCTNSICGPSRAVILTGKHSHINGFMTNRDRFNGDQQTFPKLLQKAGYKTAMIGKWHLSSDPQGFDHWKVLPGQGDYYNPAFKTPQGREQVEGYCTDIVTDMALDWLKENADSGKPFMLMCQHKAPHRTWMPPIRHLNLYDDITIPEPKTLFDQWEDNASPARHAEMSIDGYMNLVYDVFGPPINGWDPNVGKSMDKSGFRNLKKMTPEQLKAWNAAFDPKNEALKKAGLTGKDLVRWKYQRYMKNYLRCVKGVDENIGRMLAYLKETGLDKNTIVVYSSDQGFYLGDHGWYDKRWMYEESFKMPLIVKWPGVTKPGTVNTDMVQNLDYAETFLDIAGADIPDDMQGRSLVPLLKGENTDWRQALYYHYFEFPSVHMVAKHFGIRTQRFKLIRFYQFDEWEFYDLEKDPEELTNQYNNPKYADVIAQLKPQLIELRKTYKDDSDISVKPLAWRKKYRPELD; translated from the coding sequence ATGTTTCGTGCGTTCCTCGTTCTCTGCTGTCTCTTTGTCTCTACACAGACATTCGCCGCTGAGCGGCCCAATATTTTATTCCTCTTCACTGACGACCATGCCCCGCATGCCATCGGTGCTTACAAAGGTTTTCTGGAGAAAGTTAACCCGACTCCCAACATCGACAAACTCGCCGCCGAAGGTATGCTGTTCAAAAACAGCTTCTGCACAAACTCCATCTGTGGCCCCAGCCGCGCCGTGATTCTAACCGGCAAGCACAGCCACATCAATGGCTTCATGACCAACCGCGACCGCTTTAACGGCGACCAGCAGACCTTTCCCAAACTCCTGCAAAAAGCAGGTTACAAAACCGCAATGATCGGCAAATGGCATCTCTCATCCGATCCGCAAGGCTTCGATCACTGGAAGGTCCTTCCCGGTCAAGGCGACTACTACAACCCCGCGTTCAAAACTCCTCAAGGCCGCGAACAGGTCGAAGGCTACTGCACCGACATCGTCACCGATATGGCCCTCGACTGGTTGAAAGAAAACGCCGACTCCGGCAAGCCGTTCATGCTGATGTGTCAACACAAAGCACCGCACCGTACCTGGATGCCACCGATCCGCCATTTAAATCTCTACGATGACATCACCATCCCCGAACCGAAAACGCTGTTTGACCAGTGGGAAGACAACGCCAGTCCTGCCCGGCACGCCGAGATGTCCATCGACGGCTATATGAATCTCGTCTACGATGTCTTCGGACCGCCCATCAACGGCTGGGATCCGAACGTCGGCAAATCGATGGATAAATCCGGCTTCCGTAATCTGAAAAAGATGACACCGGAACAACTCAAAGCCTGGAACGCTGCCTTCGATCCTAAAAACGAAGCACTCAAAAAAGCTGGCCTCACCGGCAAAGATCTCGTCCGCTGGAAGTACCAGCGGTACATGAAAAACTACCTGCGTTGTGTCAAAGGGGTCGACGAAAACATCGGTCGCATGCTGGCCTACCTCAAAGAAACGGGTCTCGATAAAAACACCATCGTCGTTTATTCCTCCGACCAGGGATTCTATCTCGGCGATCATGGCTGGTACGACAAACGCTGGATGTATGAAGAATCATTCAAGATGCCGTTGATCGTCAAATGGCCCGGCGTCACCAAGCCCGGCACCGTGAATACCGACATGGTCCAGAACCTCGACTACGCCGAAACCTTCCTCGATATCGCCGGTGCCGACATCCCCGACGATATGCAGGGCCGCTCGCTGGTCCCGCTGCTTAAAGGTGAAAACACCGACTGGCGGCAGGCGTTGTATTACCACTATTTCGAATTCCCCAGCGTCCACATGGTCGCCAAACACTTCGGCATCCGCACTCAGCGCTTTAAACTGATTCGCTTCTACCAGTTCGATGAATGGGAATTCTACGATCTCGAAAAAGACCCCGAAGAACTAACCAACCAGTACAACAATCCCAAATACGCCGACGTCATCGCCCAACTGAAACCGCAGTTAATAGAACTACGCAAAACCTACAAAGACGATTCCGACATCAGCGTCAAACCGCTCGCATGGCGCAAAAAATACCGCCCCGAATTAGATTAA
- a CDS encoding DUF1559 domain-containing protein produces the protein MLILKNNKSRKGFTLIELLVVIAIIATLIALLLPAVQQAREAARRSQCKNNLKQIGIALHNYHETHSAFPAGYFSYGTSDGSGPAWANIDPQTWDAAPGWTWAAMLLPYLDQAPLYNALDINRPCWDLANASAAQTKLSVFLCPTTSGGDEPFVVQDSAGSPLVMAGSQVLFGRSHYVASHGQESCWGECGASTTGVIFTDIYNKTTTTVTINGDASKVADGPFFRNSRTKMRDVTDGLSNTIFLGEHSSKLSDKTWVGVVPGAYTHPRFSTPENGPDAGATLALIHAGPSGGELDITGFPIIHSVNFPTFHVGQMYSEHIGGGHVCLGDGSVRFVSENIDLILWAELSSISEGEVIGEF, from the coding sequence ATGTTGATACTTAAAAATAACAAGTCACGTAAAGGCTTTACGTTGATCGAACTGCTGGTGGTGATTGCGATTATTGCGACGTTGATTGCGCTATTACTGCCGGCGGTGCAGCAGGCGCGGGAGGCGGCGAGGCGGAGTCAGTGTAAGAACAATCTGAAGCAGATTGGGATTGCGTTGCACAATTATCATGAAACTCATTCCGCGTTCCCCGCGGGTTACTTTTCGTATGGCACCAGCGATGGTTCGGGGCCAGCGTGGGCCAACATTGATCCGCAGACCTGGGATGCGGCGCCCGGCTGGACGTGGGCGGCGATGCTGTTGCCTTATCTGGATCAGGCCCCCCTGTATAACGCGCTTGATATAAATCGGCCCTGCTGGGATCTGGCGAATGCGAGTGCGGCCCAAACGAAACTTTCGGTCTTTTTGTGTCCGACCACATCGGGCGGGGATGAGCCGTTTGTGGTGCAGGATTCTGCAGGTAGTCCTTTGGTGATGGCAGGGAGTCAGGTGCTGTTTGGTCGATCGCATTACGTCGCCAGTCATGGTCAGGAATCGTGCTGGGGGGAATGTGGGGCGAGTACGACGGGTGTGATCTTCACCGATATCTATAACAAAACCACTACCACAGTAACGATTAACGGAGATGCCTCCAAGGTCGCCGACGGGCCCTTCTTTCGGAACTCGCGGACCAAAATGCGGGATGTGACCGATGGCTTATCGAACACAATCTTTCTGGGCGAACACTCTTCGAAACTGAGCGATAAAACATGGGTCGGCGTGGTGCCGGGCGCATATACTCATCCCCGGTTTTCCACGCCGGAAAATGGTCCCGATGCGGGGGCGACGCTGGCGCTGATTCATGCAGGGCCATCGGGGGGCGAGCTGGACATTACCGGCTTTCCGATCATTCATTCGGTCAACTTTCCCACGTTCCATGTCGGGCAAATGTATTCGGAACATATTGGCGGCGGGCATGTCTGTCTGGGTGATGGTTCGGTGCGATTTGTTTCTGAGAATATCGATCTCATTTTATGGGCCGAGCTGTCGAGTATCAGCGAAGGCGAAGTGATTGGGGAGTTTTAA
- a CDS encoding BlaI/MecI/CopY family transcriptional regulator, with amino-acid sequence MAKPAYLNLGARERQIMDAVHELGEASVAEVHEKLTDAPSYTTVRTMMRVLQEKGHLKFRREGVKYIYRPTEAPAKARKSALQHLLKTFFSSSTGDAVAALLDMSGDKMSPEEYERLANLIEEARRENKQK; translated from the coding sequence ATGGCGAAACCAGCATATTTGAATCTGGGAGCCCGGGAGCGGCAGATTATGGATGCCGTGCATGAACTGGGCGAAGCGTCCGTCGCCGAGGTCCATGAAAAATTGACCGACGCGCCCAGTTACACCACTGTTCGCACCATGATGCGGGTGCTGCAGGAGAAGGGGCATCTCAAATTTCGCCGCGAAGGGGTGAAATACATTTACCGCCCGACCGAAGCCCCGGCGAAGGCCCGTAAATCGGCGCTGCAGCATTTACTGAAAACGTTTTTCAGCAGTTCGACCGGCGACGCCGTCGCTGCGCTACTCGATATGTCGGGGGACAAGATGTCTCCGGAGGAATACGAACGTCTGGCGAATCTGATCGAAGAAGCCCGCCGCGAAAACAAACAGAAATAA
- a CDS encoding M56 family metallopeptidase, which translates to MLNDLLSLPDLENWFALDLAVKSTLLVVLAAGLVFLLSRSSAALRHRVWTLLFLALLILPPVTLFAPGWNWQVIPRSWQAERSEDAVPEAIPVTTSVPSGVENEPPALAMTPKITRAADQTEPTLQTQPVPADIEQEPHHAVASTSVPLPTNSQPATFDWSKHTLALIWLGGFLLMLLPLLTGLWGNRRLRKQGQLLDSPDWQRMMTELRNRLGLQRPVTLLSGGPQQMPITFGLRQPCVVLPEDAANWDEERRQVVLLHELAHIKRFDVPLQMIARLGCAMFWFHPLVWWAARQMRLEREHACDDCVLLAGQEPSVYASHLLEIAHQLSNLTRFTTAALCMARKSQLEGRLLAVLDTSRSRAQAGIVRTLGCLLLALLLVITLGIVHPTLQVESLLTAAEKEPASVTPKTGSEEYQLMRITGRVLSPDGDPLPGAHIDLFTDNRGTNWYRRIPGVDDFESHQTKTNETGWFQIVLPHDISRPRKDMQIIASAAGGLLAKETIDPHLPRHHFELKLSAAKKVRVQLIDTVGNPIVGIEPYLSGMSLGKDSYINIRHPKPDSLVAAWPRFSKSDEEGYVETLLPASITRLRLLIDDNQVGAHALDVEISDKPINVALKPAQFLNGKVVDENSGLPIAGAEVMILERPYRTTRTKADGSFRISRGIGINTLFPPGETILHVYPPSESAYLFQALEWKWPNNRLTNADITIKMKSGIMLSGRVIEKGTGQPVPRVALAFESQEYKNPLFDESSRSRFTGADMKYATDADGRFQMPVWPGPGYLIVTAPTLDYVHQEISLGDKYYGKPGLEREYYDAAVRLNLKPDAQPKPLEIELERGITLRRSVVCPDGQPASGNAFARSYLPFKHRVNAGLPAMLFQDGRFELPGFHPKKSMPLLLLDLEHHCGKIITEFPPDDAPIQLEQCGAATFQFEDNTGKPLKNHEPMLMVIVAPGALATHFIEPDQPLWLEQIHWQNFLRPIRIPKTDAEGRVTVNDLIPGANYQLQLIKKGRWASGYEFTVRPGKTTDVGKVVLELQ; encoded by the coding sequence ATGTTAAACGATCTACTGTCACTGCCTGACCTGGAAAACTGGTTTGCCCTCGATCTCGCCGTCAAATCTACGCTGTTAGTGGTGCTCGCCGCGGGATTGGTCTTCCTTTTGAGCCGTTCATCCGCCGCACTCCGGCATCGTGTCTGGACGCTGTTATTCCTGGCGCTGCTGATCCTGCCACCGGTGACGCTGTTCGCGCCGGGCTGGAACTGGCAGGTCATCCCCCGTTCCTGGCAAGCGGAAAGAAGCGAAGACGCTGTTCCCGAGGCAATCCCTGTTACGACTTCGGTTCCTTCTGGTGTTGAGAACGAGCCGCCAGCTCTGGCGATGACGCCAAAAATCACACGCGCCGCAGATCAAACCGAACCCACACTTCAGACTCAACCGGTTCCCGCTGACATCGAACAGGAACCGCATCATGCAGTTGCTTCAACCTCCGTTCCCCTTCCGACGAACAGTCAACCAGCGACATTCGACTGGTCAAAGCACACGTTGGCACTCATCTGGCTGGGCGGTTTCCTGCTGATGCTGCTTCCACTTTTAACGGGACTCTGGGGAAACAGACGACTACGAAAACAGGGTCAGCTTCTGGATAGCCCTGATTGGCAACGAATGATGACGGAATTGAGGAACCGGCTCGGTTTACAAAGGCCGGTCACGCTTTTATCTGGCGGACCACAGCAGATGCCGATCACGTTTGGCCTGCGGCAGCCGTGCGTCGTTCTACCCGAAGATGCCGCCAACTGGGACGAAGAACGGCGGCAGGTGGTTCTACTGCACGAACTCGCGCATATCAAACGTTTCGATGTGCCCCTGCAGATGATTGCCCGCCTCGGCTGTGCAATGTTCTGGTTTCATCCGCTCGTCTGGTGGGCCGCGCGACAGATGCGTCTCGAACGCGAACACGCCTGTGACGACTGCGTCTTACTCGCCGGTCAGGAACCGTCGGTCTATGCTTCGCACCTGCTGGAGATTGCCCATCAGCTTTCAAATCTTACACGTTTCACGACGGCGGCGCTGTGCATGGCCCGCAAGTCGCAACTCGAAGGCAGACTGCTGGCGGTGCTTGATACCAGCCGCAGTCGCGCACAGGCTGGCATCGTCCGCACATTGGGCTGTTTGCTGTTGGCACTGCTGTTGGTGATCACATTGGGAATCGTGCATCCCACACTGCAGGTGGAGTCCTTATTGACGGCAGCAGAAAAGGAACCAGCATCGGTAACTCCCAAAACCGGATCGGAAGAGTATCAACTGATGCGGATCACCGGCAGGGTCCTTTCGCCGGATGGAGACCCGCTGCCGGGTGCCCACATTGATCTATTCACTGACAATCGTGGCACCAACTGGTATCGCAGAATTCCGGGCGTTGATGATTTCGAATCCCATCAGACAAAAACCAATGAGACTGGCTGGTTTCAGATCGTGCTGCCACACGATATTTCCCGTCCGCGCAAAGATATGCAGATCATCGCCAGCGCCGCAGGCGGTCTGCTGGCGAAAGAAACCATTGATCCCCATCTGCCGCGGCATCATTTCGAACTCAAACTTTCCGCTGCCAAAAAAGTACGCGTGCAATTAATTGATACGGTTGGAAATCCGATTGTCGGCATCGAACCCTACCTGAGTGGCATGTCGCTCGGCAAAGATTCTTATATCAATATTCGCCATCCCAAGCCGGACTCGCTGGTCGCTGCGTGGCCTCGCTTTTCCAAGAGCGATGAGGAAGGCTACGTCGAAACCCTGCTGCCAGCTTCGATAACAAGGCTCAGACTCTTGATTGACGACAACCAGGTGGGTGCGCACGCATTAGATGTGGAAATTTCTGATAAGCCGATCAACGTCGCCCTCAAACCGGCACAATTTCTCAACGGAAAAGTCGTCGATGAGAATTCCGGTTTACCGATCGCGGGAGCAGAGGTCATGATCCTTGAACGACCTTATCGAACAACGCGTACCAAAGCCGACGGCAGCTTTCGAATATCGCGGGGAATCGGCATAAACACACTGTTTCCTCCCGGAGAAACAATCCTGCATGTGTACCCTCCTTCTGAATCGGCTTATCTGTTCCAGGCACTCGAATGGAAATGGCCTAATAACAGACTCACAAATGCAGACATCACGATCAAAATGAAGTCGGGCATCATGCTTTCGGGCAGAGTCATTGAAAAAGGGACGGGCCAGCCGGTCCCGAGAGTGGCACTCGCTTTTGAATCGCAGGAATACAAGAATCCTCTGTTTGATGAGTCTTCACGGAGCCGTTTTACCGGTGCTGACATGAAGTATGCCACCGATGCAGACGGGCGATTTCAAATGCCGGTCTGGCCCGGTCCCGGTTACCTGATCGTCACAGCGCCGACGCTCGATTACGTTCATCAGGAGATCAGCCTGGGAGACAAATACTACGGCAAACCAGGACTGGAGCGTGAATACTACGACGCGGCTGTCCGCCTGAATCTCAAACCAGACGCGCAGCCGAAACCGCTGGAGATCGAATTAGAACGTGGCATCACGCTCCGCCGAAGCGTGGTTTGCCCTGATGGCCAGCCGGCAAGTGGAAATGCATTTGCCCGTTCTTATCTCCCCTTCAAACATAGAGTCAATGCAGGCTTACCCGCAATGTTGTTTCAAGACGGGCGATTTGAACTCCCCGGTTTTCATCCGAAAAAGTCCATGCCCCTCCTCTTACTTGATTTAGAACATCACTGTGGAAAAATTATCACCGAATTTCCTCCGGACGACGCCCCCATTCAGCTGGAACAATGCGGCGCCGCCACGTTTCAATTTGAAGATAACACCGGCAAGCCCTTAAAGAATCATGAACCGATGTTGATGGTCATTGTCGCACCTGGAGCCCTCGCGACTCACTTCATTGAGCCTGATCAGCCGCTTTGGCTTGAGCAAATTCATTGGCAGAACTTCCTGCGACCCATACGAATTCCTAAAACAGACGCCGAAGGACGTGTGACAGTTAACGACCTGATTCCTGGTGCCAATTACCAGTTACAGTTAATCAAAAAAGGACGTTGGGCCAGCGGCTACGAATTCACCGTTCGTCCCGGCAAAACCACCGATGTCGGCAAAGTCGTGCTGGAGCTGCAGTAA